A single window of Pyxicephalus adspersus chromosome 10, UCB_Pads_2.0, whole genome shotgun sequence DNA harbors:
- the LOC140338806 gene encoding uncharacterized protein, whose translation MPSCLVPGCTFSWRTRQAETMLHVFPRKWDILQIWLEKIFVADEQMEDLMTKIHSSRKGAYRICSSHFTENDYETRGPNKVLKKNAVPSMNLKPPVELHVDHPYTKRARLDEGMQPVPSASCLQQSESSESPSQQAVPSVSSLQDSEQHPDPSLLSISLTDPEDIATASDSESQNIEYMSVEEYQMEQMVESLSEFVESSTATPEPVTQRQKRKYTPRVRRAVGMVTKHCPTYVHKSTQYDKFAGKKSKIVQAERRKPHMSIGVQCNLANLPSLSRFEGKVGISGADNDQKYINFVLQSTFLPDLPSDTRTTEEIITKSIPRPSTQYQPPNLFVPSKSRMPGNNSLSLNKSITEPKSVTISKQHKKNFRSSKDSQKVLTEDEIYTDPEDPDVSFIPVQDSAEAISYTREKKYLVFSSCLDELLWNCKCKASSTCTGKIQKIKKYLVGSALVVTGVCSKDHKFRMWASQPFVGHMPMGNLFLSGAIVCSGSYFQKMKDFFSLLCMPDISQSTHEKNQQKYIYPTIEHHWENDRNRVLKSLGNKPVALAGDGQCDPSGFNKMSCSYIFMEMDTQKIVDFQVEQLQQGDSPDMLEPNTFRTALDRLLNTKLKVKVIASARNAGIRRILRSDYRNILHKYDLWHLAKSIESKLQAASKEANCAQLSAWVVPAKNHLLWSASTCRQDPQLLKEKWISIACHAANIHQWYSASQYHSCHHSSIRSEEVDTYDWLQAGSAAHHRLKEIVQDKRLLGDLEQLPHYFHTGGLEIFHSLAHKYRSKRHYLPIDDMVAQSQLAILDHNHNISRMQAVVKRLYVYSDIDGVLHYRQSYSNSKKQWTLSKIYDPANRLFLFDIMSDTVALASGEKNFAWQSRRKDTH comes from the coding sequence ATGCCAAGTTGTTTAGTGCCGGGATGTACATTCTCCTGGAGAACCAGACAGGCGGAAACCATGCTTCATGTGTTTCCCAGGAAATGGGATATCTTACAGATTTGGTTGGAAAAAATCTTTGTGGCGGATGAGCAGATGGAAGACCTCATGACAAAAATTCACAGTTCCAGAAAGGGTGCTTATCGGATCTGTTCCAGCCATTTCACAGAGAATGATTATGAGACGCGGGGTCCTAAtaaagttctgaaaaaaaacGCAGTGCCTTCCATGAATTTGAAACCACCCGTGGAGCTTCATGTAGACCATCCGTACACTAAACGTGCAAGGCTGGATGAAGGAATGCAGCCTGTACCCTCTGCGTCCTGCTTGCAACAATCTGAGTCCTCAGAGTCACCCTCCCAGCAGGCTGTGCCTTCTGTGTCCTCCTTGCAGGACTCTGAGCAACATCCAGATCCAAGCTTGCTTTCCATTTCCTTGACAGATCCAGAAGACATCGCTACGGCATCTGATAGTGAAAGTCAGAATATAGAATACATGTCTGTTGAGGAGTATCAAATGGAGCAAATGGTTGAATCCTTGAGTGAGTTTGTGGAAAGCAGTACCGCAACCCCTGAGCCTGTAAcacaaaggcaaaaaagaaagtacacacCAAGAGTTCGTCGAGCAGTGGGCATGGTCACTAAGCATTGTCCCACTTATGTGCATAAAAGCACTCAATATGATAAATTTGccggaaaaaaaagcaaaattgtgcAAGCAGAGCGCCGCAAACCGCACATGTCTATAGGAGTGCAATGCAACCTTGCAAACTTACCATCCCTAAGCAGATTTGAAGGAAAGGTTGGAATATCGGGAGCAGACAATGaccagaaatacataaattttgtCCTACAATCTACTTTTCTACCAGACTTACCAAGTGATACCAGAACCACAGAGGAAATTATAACAAAGTCAATTCCGCGTCCTTCAACTCAATATCAACCACCTAATCTGTTTGTACCATCAAAAAGTAGAATGCCAGGAAATAATTCTCTTTCTTTAAACAAGTCTATCACTGAaccaaaaagtgttacaatttctAAACAACACAAAAAGAACTTCAGATCATCTAAAGATAGTCAAAAGGTCCTTACTGAGGATGAGATATATACAGATCCTGAGGACCCTGATGTCTCCTTTATTCCAGTTCAAGATTCAGCAGAGGCCATTTCTTACACtcgtgaaaaaaaatatttggtttttagTTCCTGTTTGGATGAGCTGCTTTGGAACTGCAAATGTAAAGCAAGCAGCACTTGCACtggaaaaatccaaaaaataaaaaaatatctggtagGCTCCGCACTTGTGGTTACAGGAGTCTGTTCGAAGGATCACAAGTTTCGCATGTGGGCAAGTCAACCTTTTGTGGGCCACATGCCCATGGGAAATCTTTTTCTTTCTGGTGCAATAGTTTGTAGCGGCTCCTATTTTCAGAAAATGAAGGATTTTTtctctcttctgtgcatgccagataTATCTCAATCCACACATGAAAAGAACCAGCAGAAGTACATCTATCCAACAATTGAACACCACTGGGAAAATGATCGAAACAGAGTGTTAAAATCTCTGGGTAATAAACCTGTTGCCCTGGCTGGTGATGGCCAATGTGATCCTTCAGgatttaataaaatgtcttgTTCTTACATATTCATGGAAATGGACACTCAGAAGATTGTCGATTTCCAAGTCGAGCAACTACAACAAGGAGACTCGCCAGACATGCTTGAGCCAAACACATTTCGTACAGCACTAGATCGCCTCCTGAACactaaactaaaagtaaaagtcATCGCATCTGCTAGAAATGCTGGCATTCGAAGGATTCTAAGAAGTGACTACAGAAATATCCTGCACAAATATGATTTATGGCACTTGGCAAAATCAATTGAAAGCAAACTGCAAGCTGCTAGTAAAGAAGCAAACTGCGCTCAATTGTCTGCTTGGGTTGTCCCAGCCAAGAATCATCTTCTGTGGTCTGCAAGTACATGTCGTCAGGATCCTcaacttttaaaagaaaagtggaTTTCAATTGCTTGTCATGCTGCCAATATCCATCAGTGGTATTCTGCATCACAGTACCACTCATGTCACCATTCCAGCATTAGGTCGGAAGAGGTTGACACCTATGACTGGCTACAAGCCGGGTCTGCAGCTCATCATAGGTTGAAGGAGATTGTTCAAGATAAAAGACTCCTTGGAGACCTGGAACAGTTGCCACATTATTTCCACACTGGTGGGCTTGAAATCTTCCATAGCTTGGCTCACAAGTATCGTTCAAAAAGACACTACCTTCCCATAGACGATATGGTGGCACAATCACAACTTGCCATCTTGGATCACAACCACAACATCAGTCGAATGCAAGCTGTAGTTAAAAGATTGTATGTTTATAGTGACATTGATGGGGTTCTGCATTATCGCCAATCCTATAGCAATAGCAAGAAACAATGGACACTATCCAAGATATATGATCCTGCAAATCGGTTATTCTTGTTTGATATTATGTCAGACACTGTGGCCCTTGcatctggggaaaaaaacttcGCTTGGCAGTCAAGAAGGAAAGACACacactaa
- the LOC140339409 gene encoding disintegrin and metalloproteinase domain-containing protein 9-like, whose product MWERHLILGLLCLLHWGHDVFGLHKEEIVFPERILSRERRDAGQNYTGLWEDNVTYIIPTSNGTLLLNLQRNRDFISKDFEQFTYSLNEGLQKLKRKAPEYSCYFYGQVDGMADSAVALSTCYGLRGILYLSEGHYGIEPVVNSSTGEHRLYQFEQPDGPAMCGVEESSTESPETLLSSYFQLRRRKRAVFPTTSYVELGVVVDYNRYKNDKFNSTAVEAETIELINFVDGMYRQLNIRIVLTNLVTWFTENPIDVNTGTAGDVLGRFAQWRDATKNLKRCDIYHLLIGRGAFPSGVIGMAFVGTVCSTRLGTSISTFTGSPQSHATVVAHELGHLLGMSHDDTNCQGIYIMHSSDAGGKTFSTCSENDFEELILKGGGACLRNPPDPSQVLSIPVCGNNIVEGGEECDCGSPQECKNPCCNAATCRLTSGSQCGQGLCCENCKFKVAGTPCRPQANSCDFPEYCNGSHALCPVDVYVMNGYSCNSGQSYCYGGVCQTYDPQCQALLGPGVRKAMDTCFQGVNVLGTPYGNCGMASGNYRKCSLQNSLCGKIQCTGTFNTSIASFSNIKVNGTECISVEFNLGPDVPDPSMVLEGTACGQGKACINYECVNATALGFNCDIKGKCNDHGVCNNNGNCHCNDGWAPPYCDKSGYGGSIDSGPAHIDTSLRDGLLIFFLLVLPILILLVVMWIKRDALRRRFCRRKRRSRTQTTQRPTQNQHTTQNVARNAPSNQDKGFSDVFTISRDVPQRPPMPAARPPVPARPPPPRPTAPSQYNWQPNV is encoded by the exons GACATGATGTATTTGGGCTTCATAAAGAGGAAATCGTATTCCCAGAGCGGATCTTGAGCAGAGAGAGAAGAGATGCGGGACAGAACTATACG GGCCTATGGGAGGATAATGTAACATACATCATTCCAACATCAAATGGTACGCTGCTTCTAAACCTCCAGAGGAACAG AGATTTTATTAGCAAAGACTTTGAACAGTTTACATACAGCTTAAATGAAGGACTGcagaaactaaaaagaaaagcacCG gaatacagctGTTATTTCTATGGACAAGTAGATGGAATGGCAGATTCGGCTGTTGCTCTCAGCACTTGCTATGGCCTCAG GGGAATCCTGTACCTGAGTGAGGGGCATTATGGGATTGAACCAGTAGTAAATTCTTCAACTGGAGAACACCGACTTTACCAATTTGAGCAACCCGATGGACCGGCCATGTGTGGTGTAGAGGAGTCCAGCACCGAGTCTCCAGAGACCTTACTGTCTTCATATTTCCAGCTCCGCAGG aggaaaCGTGCCGTCTTTCCTACTACCAGTTACGTAGAGCTCGGAGTTGTTGTAGATTATAACCGG tacaaaaatgaTAAGTTCAACAGTACAGCAGTGGAAGCGGAGACCATAGAACTGATCAACTTTGTTGATGGG ATGTATCGTCAGTTGAACATTCGAATAGTTCTAACTAACTTGGTGACGTGGTTCACTGAAAATCCAATTGACGTTAACACCGGGACTGCTGGCGATGTCCTGGGAAGATTTGCTCAGTGGAGAGATGCCACCAAGAATCTCAAGAGATGTGACATCTACCACCTTCTAAT AGGGCGTGGTGCTTTTCCATCAGGAGTGATTGGCATGGCGTTTGTTGGTACTGTTTGCTCCACTAGACTTGGCACTTCCATCAGCACA TTCACCGGCAGTCCTCAGTCACATGCCACCGTGGTGGCTCATGAACTTGGCCACCTTCTTGGAATGAGCCACGATGATACCAACTGTCAAGGGATCTACATCATGCACAGTTCAGATGC GGGTGGAAAAACATTTAGTACCTGCAgtgaaaatgattttgaagaactAATTCTGAAAGGAGGAGGAGCGTGCCTTCGTAATCCTCCTGACCCCAGCCAGGTCCTCAGCATCCCAGTCTGCGGAAACAATATAGTGGAAGGTGGAGAGGAATGTGATTGTGGATCACCACAG GAATGTAAGAACCCCTGCTGCAATGCTGCCACCTGCAGGCTAACCAGTGGATCACAATGTGGCCAAGGATTGTGCTGTGAAAACTGCAAG TTTAAGGTGGCTGGCACCCCTTGCCGTCCCCAGGCTAACTCATGTGACTTTCCGGAATATTGCAACGGGTCCCATGCCTTGTGCCCTGTGGATGTGTATGTAATGAATGGCTACTCCTGTAACAGCGGCCAGTCATACTGCTATGGTGGAGTATGTCAGACCTATGATCCACAGTGCCAGGCCTTGCTTGGACCAG GTGTGAGAAAAGCAATGGATACATGCTTCCAGGGTGTGAATGTACTGGGCACCCCTTACGGGAATTGTGGCATGGCGTCTGGAAATTATAGGAAATGTTCACTTCA AAACAGTCTTTGTGGAAAGATACAGTGTACAGGAACTTTTAATACTAGCATAGCGAGCTTCAGCAATATAAAAGTCAATGGGACGGAGTGTATATCAGTAGAATTCAACCTAGGACCCGATGTACCAGACCCTTCAATGGTGCTTGAGGGGACAGCCTGTGGGCAGGGAAAG GCTTGTATCAACTATGAATGTGTGAACGCCACTGCACTGGGATTCAACTGTGACATCAAAGGAAAATGTAATGACCATGGG GTGTGCAACAACAATGGGAACTGTCACTGCAATGATGGCTGGGCCCCTCCTTACTGTGACAAGTCGGGCTATGGTGGAAGTATTGACAGCGGGCCTGCTCATATTG ATACATCATTACGCGATGGACTGCTGATATTTTTCCTGCTGGTATTGCCAATTCTCATCCTACTTGTCGTCATGTGGATAAAACGTGATGCACTAAGAAGGAGGTTTTGTCGAAGAAAAAGAAGGAGCAG aaCTCAAACCACACAAAGACCAACACAAAACCAACATACAACTCAAAATGTTGCCAGAAATGCACCAAGTAACCAG GACAAAGGCTTCTCTGATGTATTTACCATATCCCGCGATGTACCACAAAG acCACCAATGCCGGCTGCAAGACCGCCTGTCCCTGCCCGCCCTCCTCCACCCCGACCAACAGCACCTTCACAATATAACTGGCAGCCAAATGTCTGA